One Desulfobulbaceae bacterium genomic window carries:
- a CDS encoding DUF1566 domain-containing protein, with product MGIFEKLGLAGKANATIDWAITPALTFTIFESWGTKERNVRNKSERYYYFFIDNWEEPAKLCLMERGIKHAKVMAEIEAPQEMIDRSVKEQGDTPGLDRCYAVSDELKNWLKENVLTGECKTVVRPVMMDDDSEELETGLPSATDPVPALEKIILPIETCEIVEDTIAELVIRNGFYDSKNNPQGRFATHLVDNKDGLTVTEMVTGVMWQRQGSDLTSIRHTYKYAEELNINRFAGYDDWRLPTVEEAMSLLVPELNAKGLYLHECFSKKQPFIFTSGQRKPGGYWFVDYKQGTVFWASGTNPGGFGRVCRTV from the coding sequence ATGGGAATCTTTGAAAAATTGGGACTTGCAGGTAAGGCAAACGCGACAATTGACTGGGCGATCACCCCGGCCCTGACATTTACAATCTTTGAAAGCTGGGGCACAAAGGAGCGCAATGTTCGCAATAAAAGCGAGCGTTATTACTACTTCTTTATCGATAACTGGGAAGAGCCGGCCAAACTATGCTTGATGGAACGCGGCATAAAGCACGCCAAAGTAATGGCTGAGATTGAGGCGCCGCAGGAGATGATTGATCGTTCTGTCAAAGAGCAGGGTGATACCCCGGGCCTGGACAGGTGTTATGCGGTGAGTGATGAGCTTAAAAACTGGCTCAAGGAAAATGTTCTTACCGGAGAGTGCAAAACAGTAGTGCGACCGGTAATGATGGATGATGATTCCGAAGAACTGGAAACGGGCTTGCCTTCTGCAACTGATCCGGTGCCGGCCTTGGAAAAAATTATTCTGCCGATCGAGACCTGTGAGATTGTTGAAGACACCATTGCCGAACTGGTGATCAGAAATGGGTTTTACGATAGTAAGAATAACCCTCAAGGACGCTTTGCCACCCATCTTGTCGACAACAAGGATGGCCTGACGGTGACGGAGATGGTGACAGGTGTGATGTGGCAGCGCCAAGGGAGTGATCTTACCTCAATTCGGCATACCTATAAGTATGCCGAAGAACTTAATATAAACAGATTCGCCGGCTATGATGACTGGCGCTTGCCCACAGTGGAAGAGGCGATGAGTCTGCTTGTCCCAGAGTTGAATGCCAAGGGTCTGTATCTGCATGAATGTTTTTCAAAGAAACAACCGTTTATTTTTACCTCCGGACAAAGAAAACCCGGGGGCTATTGGTTTGTAGATTATAAACAGGGAACCGTCTTCTGGGCCTCTGGTACGAATCCTGGGGGATTTGGCCGCGTCTGTCGAACAGTTTAA
- a CDS encoding HD domain-containing protein, which yields MKVLMQGPIPKLTIDQLIEIVRAGGKIRTGIDIFNKQGRLILEKDVIVDDEKPLLNVKRFGIDKIPIIMANSGGLWDKEGNLVNADTGTGEAVATKPIQTDPPKKPQAPPQQQNTARDPQTEIDRKIEEIIELKGIASKKYAKAKDCFKQVLASIQNNGGKFDFDPIADMVSELFEFVALHENAFSYLTKEIFSYDDYLYNHSINVCTIGTVILKKFNENFSNVINKTLSNTTINIMQDEKTADNKAFSFYQRDEMRDISIGFFMHDLGKVLIDKKILNKPGKLTDSEFEEIKSHSTSKGLDLLEKNKMVNPYVKNISLYHHARLFEAEERCYPETKDPKEIPPYVKICKLADIYDAMTSKRCYKEALNPVGVVADIFHKYAEKDQLLQYILHSFVKSVGIYPPGSIVALTNGQLAYILDSEGPNLLPITDNNGVGLQKKQDILVMVKGVSSTGVKIDRRKPPVAPAEAFKMLPDFLLKTIFSEKKAN from the coding sequence ATGAAGGTTCTTATGCAGGGTCCAATACCAAAATTAACCATTGACCAGCTCATTGAAATAGTTCGAGCTGGCGGCAAAATACGAACAGGAATCGATATTTTTAATAAGCAGGGTCGGCTTATTCTTGAGAAGGATGTCATCGTTGACGATGAAAAACCGCTTTTGAATGTTAAGCGTTTCGGCATTGATAAAATCCCGATCATCATGGCGAATTCAGGAGGTTTATGGGATAAGGAAGGCAATTTAGTCAATGCGGACACGGGCACGGGAGAGGCAGTTGCAACAAAACCTATCCAGACCGACCCTCCCAAAAAACCACAAGCCCCTCCTCAACAACAAAATACTGCAAGAGACCCTCAAACTGAAATTGACCGTAAAATTGAAGAGATTATTGAGCTTAAGGGTATTGCTTCAAAAAAATACGCCAAAGCCAAAGACTGTTTTAAGCAGGTTTTGGCCTCGATCCAGAATAATGGCGGTAAATTTGATTTTGATCCTATTGCTGATATGGTCTCGGAGCTTTTTGAATTTGTTGCGTTGCATGAGAACGCCTTTTCCTATCTGACCAAAGAGATATTCTCATATGACGATTATCTTTATAATCACTCCATTAATGTCTGCACCATTGGGACTGTCATCCTGAAAAAGTTTAATGAAAACTTCAGTAATGTGATCAATAAAACCTTAAGCAATACCACGATCAACATTATGCAGGATGAGAAAACCGCAGACAATAAGGCGTTTTCCTTTTATCAGCGTGATGAAATGCGTGATATTTCTATAGGGTTTTTCATGCATGATCTGGGCAAAGTTCTGATCGATAAAAAGATTCTCAATAAGCCAGGAAAGCTGACGGATAGTGAGTTTGAGGAGATTAAATCACACAGTACCTCCAAAGGGCTGGATCTTCTTGAAAAGAATAAAATGGTTAATCCTTATGTGAAAAACATAAGCCTCTACCATCATGCCAGATTATTCGAGGCGGAAGAGCGCTGTTATCCTGAGACCAAGGATCCTAAAGAGATACCGCCCTATGTTAAGATCTGCAAACTGGCAGACATCTATGATGCCATGACCTCAAAGCGCTGTTACAAAGAGGCGCTGAACCCGGTCGGAGTTGTGGCAGACATCTTTCATAAGTATGCAGAAAAAGATCAACTTCTACAGTATATCCTGCATTCGTTTGTTAAATCGGTTGGCATCTATCCACCGGGCAGTATTGTGGCGCTGACTAATGGGCAGTTGGCCTATATCCTGGATAGTGAAGGGCCAAATCTCTTGCCGATTACCGACAATAACGGTGTAGGACTACAGAAAAAACAGGATATACTGGTGATGGTAAAAGGCGTGAGCTCTACAGGCGTTAAAATTGATAGAAGAAAACCTCCTGTAGCGCCGGCAGAGGCCTTCAAAATGCTACCGGATTTTCTGTTGAAAACTATTTTTTCAGAAAAAAAGGCAAACTAA